In Macrobrachium rosenbergii isolate ZJJX-2024 chromosome 6, ASM4041242v1, whole genome shotgun sequence, a genomic segment contains:
- the Ass gene encoding argininosuccinate synthase: MSKGTVILAYSGGLDTSCILVWLREQGYQVVAYMADLGQDEDFEEAKNKAKKLGSVEVVVEDQRQELVEEFVWPAIQGGLVYEDRYLLGTSIARPCIVKGLVKAARRYRAEYVCHGATGKGNDQVRFELGCYALAPDIKVLSPWKDPKFYERFPGRKELFDYARLHDIPLPVTPKSPWSIDANMIHVSYESGVLENPATFPPEGIFQMTVDPEKAPDTPQMMTINFKGGYPTSVLLTGDATTVTSPLEIFTTCNRIGSKHGVGRIDIVENRFVGLKSRGIYEAPGLTILHKAHQDLELFCLDREVRKLKSYLSERMAEQVYNGYWYSPEFEFTHKCIQESQKNVTGTVTLKVYKGQVYILGRHAPVSLYNEELVSMNVQGEYEPTDARGFININALRLKEHQRVKQTLLKIQT, translated from the exons GATACTTCTTGTATCCTGGTATGGCTTCGAGAGCAAGGATATCAAGTTGTTGCCTACATG gccGATTTGGGCCAAGATGAAGACTTCGAGGAGGCGAAGAACAAGGCTAAGAAGCTTGGCAGTGTTGAG GTGGTCGTCGAGGACCAAAGACAGGAACTGGTTGAGGAGTTTGTGTGGCCTGCAATTCAGGGAGGCCTAGTTTATGAAGATCGCTACTTGCTGGGCACTTCCATTGCAAGACCTTGCATCGTCAAAGGGCTAGTTAAGGCTGCCAGGAGATATAGAgctg AGTATGTCTGCCACGGTGCAACAGGAAAGGGTAACGACCAGGTGCGCTTCGAGTTGGGATGTTACGCTTTGGCTCCTGACATTAAG GTATTGTCTCCGTGGAAAGACCCAAAATTCTACGAGAGATTCCCAGGGCGCAAGGAACTCTTTGATTACGCAAGACTTCATGACATCCCTCTTCCAGTCACACCCAAATCTCCCTGGAGTATTGATGCTAATATGATTCATGTCAG ctaCGAATCAGGAGTACTGGAGAATCCAGCCACATTCCCACCAGAGGGAATATTCCAGATGACGGTTGACCCTGAAAAGGCACCCGATACCCCGCAGATGATGACTATCAACTTCAAGGGAG GGTATCCTACCAGCGTCCTGCTGACGGGCGATGCAACCACCGTTACCAGCCCCCTAGAGATCTTCACAACCTGCAACCGCATTGGCTCGAAGCATGGCGTTGGGAGAATCGATATTGTGGAGAACAGATTCGTGGGACTCAAG tCCCGCGGCATCTATGAAGCCCCTGGTCTGACCATCTTGCACAAGGCTCACCAAGATCTTGAGCTGTTTTGTCTCGACCGAGAAGTAAGGAAATTGAAGTCTTATCTGAGCGAGCGCATGGCTGAACAAGTATACAATG GTTATTGGTATAGCCCAGAGTTTGAATTCACCCACAAGTGCATTCAGGAATCCCAGAAGAATGTGACCGGAACTGTTACTTTGAAGGTATACAAAGGCCAAG tgtacatTCTTGGACGACATGCCCCAGTGTCTCTGTACAATGAAGAGCTCGTATCAATGAATGTTCAGGGAGAATACGAACCCACAGATGCCAGGGGATTCATCAACATCAACGCCCTCCGTCTTAAGGAACACCAGCGTGTGAAACAGACACTCCTGAAGATTCAAACTTAG